The following are from one region of the Sorghum bicolor cultivar BTx623 chromosome 2, Sorghum_bicolor_NCBIv3, whole genome shotgun sequence genome:
- the LOC8054464 gene encoding uncharacterized protein LOC8054464 isoform X1, with translation MEEVFARTPDMAKVKVDLNEFDQPVGSRARELASVIGCLVRKISVQCSDWRLVDIKKKDALWKEIKVRTKTAKANRAKLAIHHTSGTKSFARARHELGRLLQRPPRRDEVYIKTHTRKNGVPTKNAEPIINKLKEIVEACPELKERTIEQGDALAAACGAKEPRGRVRALGLGPTPQDIGVAGLKCYQSTRFQMEVLARKEAEQRIAELEEQMKRQEERHAEERQNFMEVMSHNGSNSRQHVSPRSIENIDAHHHDAHFEEDADCGDNEDHEECPEEDGYLFVRRHLAAQVMHFHQHSPTSAANTVQTHATSPHQCTPNDTTLVTQRHAFFSGKRFANNAAPTVQHGATHEDQPHATSSRHCIPDNVLPAVQPDATHEVQPDAAKQAKHVQPHVGMNVILYEVVRSNARVALGTIVSTNPKTIIGGVALGKQYCEVIVNHVLKRDAALPRTYPGVEKMADAHKLSIAWPYNRVKQQASKLPQAISEGREKS, from the exons ATGGAAGAAGTATTTGCAAGGACACCTGATATGGCAAAAGTGAAAGTGGATCTTAATGAATTTGATCAGCCTGTAGGGTCACGTGCTAGGGAGCTTGCTAGTGTTATTGGTTGTTTGGTGAGGAAGATATCAGTTCAGTGCTCTGATTGGAGGCTTGTTGATATTAAAAAGAAGGATGCACTTTGGAAAGAAATAAAG GTTCGCACGAAAACTGCCAAAGCAAATCGTGCTAAGTTGGCCATACATCATACATCAGGCACCAAGAGCTTTGCTCGTGCTAGACATGAATTG GGTCGTTTGCTACAACGCCCTCCTCGACGAGATGAAGTATATATTAAAACTCATACAAGAAAAAATGGTGTTCCTACAAAGAATGCAGAACCAATCATT AACAAACTTAAAGAAATTGTTGAAGCCTGCCCGGAGTTGAAGGAAAGAACAATTGAACAGGGCGATGCACTTGCTGCTGCTTGTGGTGCAAAGGAGCCAAGAGGGCGTGTACGAGCTTTGGGTCTAGGACCAACTCCTCAAGATATCGGCGTAGCAGGATTGAAGTGTTACCAATCTACAAGATTTCAAATGGAAGTTTTGGCCCGTAAAGAAGCTGAACAACGCATAGCTGAACTAGAAGAGCAAATGAAAAGGCAAGAGGAAAGGCATGCAGAGGAAAGGCAAAATTTTATGGAAGTCATGTCACATAATGGTTCTAATTCACGCCAACATGTG AGCCCAAGGTCTATAGAAAATATTGATGCACATCATCATGATGCTCATTTTGAAGAAGATGCAGATTGCGGAGATAATGAAGATCATGAAGAATGTCCCGAGGAAGATGGATACTTGTTTGTACGGAGGCATCTTGCAGCCCAAGTTATGCACTTTCATCAACATAGCCCCACTAGTGCAGCCAATACAGTACAGACCCATGCAACCTCACCCCATCAATGCACCCCCAATGATACAACCCTTGTTACGCAGCGCCATGCATTCTTCTCTGGTAAACGCTTCGCCAACAATGCAGCCCCTACGGTCCAGCACGGTGCAACACATGAAGATCAGCCCCATGCAACCTCATCCCGTCATTGTATCCCCGACAATGTTCTTCCTGCAGTCCAGCCCGATGCAACCCATGAAGTGCAACCCGATGCAGCAAAACAAGCAAAACACGTGCAACCCCATGTTGGAATGAATGTGATATTATATGAAGTGGTGAGATCCAATGCACGTGTGGCTCTCGGAACAATTGTTTCAACAAATCCTAAAACCATTATTGGAGGTGTAGCACTTGGAAAGCAATATTGTGAAGTTATTGTTAATCATGTGCTGAAAAGGGATGCAGCTCTGCCTCGCACTTATCCTGGTGTCGAAAAGATGGCTGATGCTCATAAGTTGTCGATTGCATGGCCATACAACAGA GTTAAGCAGCAGGCATCAAAATTGCCTCAAGCTATTTCAG
- the LOC8054464 gene encoding uncharacterized protein LOC8054464 isoform X2 has protein sequence MYGDRVNDSDWEYLVAHWMSPEFEVRTKTAKANRAKLAIHHTSGTKSFARARHELGRLLQRPPRRDEVYIKTHTRKNGVPTKNAEPIINKLKEIVEACPELKERTIEQGDALAAACGAKEPRGRVRALGLGPTPQDIGVAGLKCYQSTRFQMEVLARKEAEQRIAELEEQMKRQEERHAEERQNFMEVMSHNGSNSRQHVSPRSIENIDAHHHDAHFEEDADCGDNEDHEECPEEDGYLFVRRHLAAQVMHFHQHSPTSAANTVQTHATSPHQCTPNDTTLVTQRHAFFSGKRFANNAAPTVQHGATHEDQPHATSSRHCIPDNVLPAVQPDATHEVQPDAAKQAKHVQPHVGMNVILYEVVRSNARVALGTIVSTNPKTIIGGVALGKQYCEVIVNHVLKRDAALPRTYPGVEKMADAHKLSIAWPYNRVKQQASKLPQAISEGREKS, from the exons ATGTATGGTGATAGAGTTAATGACAGTGATTGGGAGTATCTTGTAGCTCATTGGATGTCTCCAGAATTTGAA GTTCGCACGAAAACTGCCAAAGCAAATCGTGCTAAGTTGGCCATACATCATACATCAGGCACCAAGAGCTTTGCTCGTGCTAGACATGAATTG GGTCGTTTGCTACAACGCCCTCCTCGACGAGATGAAGTATATATTAAAACTCATACAAGAAAAAATGGTGTTCCTACAAAGAATGCAGAACCAATCATT AACAAACTTAAAGAAATTGTTGAAGCCTGCCCGGAGTTGAAGGAAAGAACAATTGAACAGGGCGATGCACTTGCTGCTGCTTGTGGTGCAAAGGAGCCAAGAGGGCGTGTACGAGCTTTGGGTCTAGGACCAACTCCTCAAGATATCGGCGTAGCAGGATTGAAGTGTTACCAATCTACAAGATTTCAAATGGAAGTTTTGGCCCGTAAAGAAGCTGAACAACGCATAGCTGAACTAGAAGAGCAAATGAAAAGGCAAGAGGAAAGGCATGCAGAGGAAAGGCAAAATTTTATGGAAGTCATGTCACATAATGGTTCTAATTCACGCCAACATGTG AGCCCAAGGTCTATAGAAAATATTGATGCACATCATCATGATGCTCATTTTGAAGAAGATGCAGATTGCGGAGATAATGAAGATCATGAAGAATGTCCCGAGGAAGATGGATACTTGTTTGTACGGAGGCATCTTGCAGCCCAAGTTATGCACTTTCATCAACATAGCCCCACTAGTGCAGCCAATACAGTACAGACCCATGCAACCTCACCCCATCAATGCACCCCCAATGATACAACCCTTGTTACGCAGCGCCATGCATTCTTCTCTGGTAAACGCTTCGCCAACAATGCAGCCCCTACGGTCCAGCACGGTGCAACACATGAAGATCAGCCCCATGCAACCTCATCCCGTCATTGTATCCCCGACAATGTTCTTCCTGCAGTCCAGCCCGATGCAACCCATGAAGTGCAACCCGATGCAGCAAAACAAGCAAAACACGTGCAACCCCATGTTGGAATGAATGTGATATTATATGAAGTGGTGAGATCCAATGCACGTGTGGCTCTCGGAACAATTGTTTCAACAAATCCTAAAACCATTATTGGAGGTGTAGCACTTGGAAAGCAATATTGTGAAGTTATTGTTAATCATGTGCTGAAAAGGGATGCAGCTCTGCCTCGCACTTATCCTGGTGTCGAAAAGATGGCTGATGCTCATAAGTTGTCGATTGCATGGCCATACAACAGA GTTAAGCAGCAGGCATCAAAATTGCCTCAAGCTATTTCAG